One Lytechinus pictus isolate F3 Inbred chromosome 12, Lp3.0, whole genome shotgun sequence genomic region harbors:
- the LOC129272345 gene encoding D(1) dopamine receptor-like — MTTNLTNGTDDGGGGGYSLAGYIVIGIVLYFIVVLAIAGNALVIASVLVFRKLRTVTNYFIVSLAISDLLLAMFVMDFNACFIVLGDYWPFGKVFCRFYISMDIMLCTASILNLCLISLDRYWAITSPFSYYQRVNATNAIILIVLVWVVSFIISVLPVMIGLHVDYTLNDELFQLFYEEPTFCVLILSEWYAFGSSVISFFIPIFIMGYTYARIFIVARRQARQIAAYNNTGKRIQGTDKKVQGSMRRERKATKTLAIIVGVFIGCWLPFFIVNVVDPFCKRCVPPEFISFTVWLGYVNSALNPIIYAQNKSFRNAFKTILFCYKCRGLSMRQADSSDDHTAMSNTSRQERLRGRLGNGYNTSPRPSNSDHRSSIENSAEQNTKMVKDTSLVIANKNTGENGNDPKKDSSTPVTVATITQSDANGNAIDVPL, encoded by the coding sequence ATGACGACAAATTTAACGAACGGAACAGACGATGGTGGGGGTGGAGGCTACTCCCTCGCTGGGTACATCGTCATTGGAATCGTCCTCTATTTCATCGTCGTGCTCGCCATCGCAGGAAATGCATTGGTCATCGCTTCCGTCCTCGTCTTCCGGAAACTTCGCACGGTAACCAACTACTTCATAGTCTCCCTCGCGATATCGGACCTCCTACTCGCGATGTTCGTCATGGACTTCAACGCGTGCTTCATCGTCCTTGGCGACTATTGGCCCTTCGGGAAGGTCTTCTGTCGATTTTATATCTCGATGGATATAATGCTCTGTACGGCGTCTATTTTAAACTTGTGCTTAATTTCTTTGGATCGATACTGGGCCATTACATCACCTTTCAGTTATTACCAACGAGTAAACGCTACTAACgccattattttgattgttcTAGTATGGGTCGTGTCTTTCATCATAAGTGTACTCCCTGTTATGATTGGGCTCCACGTAGATTATACTTTAAACGATGAGCTGTTCCAGCTGTTTTATGAAGAACCGACGTTTTGTGTATTGATTCTTAGCGAGTGGTACGCGTTCGGATCATccgttatttcatttttcatcccCATATTTATCATGGGTTATACATATGCACGTATATTCATCGTTGCGAGGAGGCAAGCGCGTCAAATTGCCGCGTACAATAACACGGGTAAGCGCATACAGGGCACGGACAAGAAAGTTCAGGGTTCAATGCGTCGAGAGCGCAAAGCGACAAAAACTCTAGCGATCATTGTCGGTGTTTTCATCGGATGTTGGTTGCCATTTTTCATAGTGAACGTTGTGGATCCCTTCTGTAAACGCTGCGTGCCGCCTGAGTTCATTAGCTTCACAGTGTGGTTGGGGTATGTGAACAGTGCTCTAAACCCCATCATCTACGCACAGAATAAGAGCTTCCGAAATGCCTTCAAGACCATCCTCTTCTGTTATAAGTGCCGAGGGTTGTCTATGCGACAGGCGGACAGTAGCGACGACCACACTGCCATGAGCAACACGAGCAGGCAGGAACGGCTTAGGGGGCGTTTGGGCAACGGTTACAACACCTCACCGCGTCCGTCGAATTCGGACCATCGAAGCAGCATCGAGAATTCCGCGGAACAGAATACCAAAATGGTCAAGGATACCTCTTTGGTCATTGCCAATAAGAACACTGGTGAGAATGGGAATGACCCCAAGAAGGACAGTTCAACCCCAGTGACTGTTGCCACTATAACCCAATCCGATGCAAACGGTAATGCGATCGATGtccctctttaa